One Rissa tridactyla isolate bRisTri1 chromosome 1, bRisTri1.patW.cur.20221130, whole genome shotgun sequence DNA segment encodes these proteins:
- the GNPTAB gene encoding N-acetylglucosamine-1-phosphotransferase subunits alpha/beta isoform X4, with the protein MLLKLLQRQTYTCLSHRLCLPMPIDVVYTWVNGTDVELIKELQQVREQMEEEQKIMREILGKNATEPTKKSEKQLECLLTHCIKVPMLVLDPALPTNVTLKDLSSIHPALQAANNMFFVAKPKNPSTNVTVIVFDSPKDVEAAHSGMLKDNSKQIVWRGYLTTDKEVPGLVLMQDLAFLSGFPATFKETNQLRTKLPESLASKVKLLQLYSEASVALLQLNNPKGFQELSKQAKKNMTIDGKELTLNPAYLLWDLSSVSQSKQDEDISASRFEDNEELRYSLRSIERHAPWVRHIFIVTNGQIPSWLNLDNPRITIVTHQEIFQNVSHLPTFSSPAIESHIHRISGLSQKFIYLNDDVMFGKDVWPDDFYSHSKGQKVYLTWPVPNCAEGCPGSWIKDGYCDKACNNSACDWDGGDCIGNSGGSRYVAGGGAVGGIGNGPPWQFGAGISGVSYCNQGCANSWLADKFCDQACNVLSCGFDAGDCGQDHFEEMYKVMLQLNQTYYVIPKGECLPYFSFSEIAKKGIEGSYSDNPIIRHASVANKWKTIHLIMHSGMNATVIYFNLTFLNKNDEEFKMQVAIEVDTREEPKLNTTSMQKSNSDFKTITSVPEAEMIFEDIPEEKRFPRVRRHRNGTKESLHEEVIIPSVNVSLLPEDVQLALQNLDLKLLNGDITHKGFNLSKAALLRPFQFLTTVKSITGLEKKGMHNRSEDQKNHTSWQKPYKDISNGKIKIIKANEEVPSKLTGTKGTGVTMNTNKLIYKVKPKSTLPSQSTGNKNETREKVLNALILRETQKSKHTANLGNGEDAQVMEGGKADMQVDTNVREGLVGRKLQSYAGSYHGFLPWEKKKYFQDLLDEEESLLKQMSYFTDGKHFGRQLKDTFADSLRYVNKLLNSKFGFTSRKVPAHMPHMIDRTVMQELQDMFPEEFDKTSFHKVRHSEDMQFAFSYFYYLMSAVQPLNISQIFNEVDTDQSGILSDREIRTLATRIHELPLSLQDLTGLEQMLINCSKSLPANITQIHVIPPTQEAYYDPNLPPVTKNLVTNCKPVTDRIRKAYKDKNKYRFEIMGEEEIAFKMIRTNVSHVVGQLDDIRKNPRKFVCLNDNIDHNHKDAQTVKAVLRDFYESMFPIPSQFELPREYRNRFLHMHELQEWRAYRDKLKFWTHCVLVTLIVFTVISFFAEQLIALKRKIFPRRRIQKEVGHERIKV; encoded by the exons ATGCTGCTAAAGCTCCTGCAGCGCCAGACCTATACCTGCCTGTCGCACAG GCTTTGTTTACCCATGCCAATTGATGTGGTATACACCTGGGTGAACGGCACAGATGTTGAACTGATCAAAGAATTGCAACAGGTCAGAGAACAGatggaggaagaacagaaaataatgag GGAAATCCTCGGAAAGAATGCAACAGAACCAACAAAGAAGAG TGAGAAGCAACTGGAGTGTTTGCTGACACACTGCATCAAAGTGCCAATGCTTGTCCTGGATCCTGCGCTGCCTACCAACGTCACACTGAAAGACCTGTCATCCATTCATCCTGCTTTACAAGCTGCTAACAATATGTTCTTtgtagcaaaaccaaaaaatccttcTACCAACGTGACAGTAATTGTTTTTGATAGCCCTAAGGATG TTGAAGCTGCCCATTCTGGAATGTTAAAAGACAACAGCAAACAGATAGTATGGAGGGGTTACTTG aCTACAGACAAAGAAGTTCCAGGTCTAGTATTAATGCAAGACTTGGCATTCCTTAGTGGATTTCCAGCTACATTCAAAGAAACAAATCAGCTACGAACAAAACTACCGGAAAGCCTGGCCTCTAAAGTAAAACTG TTGCAGCTCTATTCAGAAGCCAGCGTGGCTCTCTTGCAACTGAATAACCCTAAGGGTTTCCAAGAACTGAGCAAGCAAGCAAAGAAGAACATGACTATAGATGGAAAAGAATTGACGCTTAATCCTGCGTATTTACTATGGGACCTCAGCTCTGTCAGTCAG tctAAGCAGGATGAAGATATTTCTGCCAGCCGTTTTGAAGATAATGAAGAACTGAGATACTCATTACGATCAATAGAGAGGCATGCCCCTTGGGTACGACATATTTTCATCGTCACTAATGGGCAGATTCCTTCCTGGCTTAACCTGGATAATCCTCGGATTACCATAGTGACACATCAG GAAATATTTCAGAATGTGAGTCACTTGCCTACCTTCAGTTCACCAGCTATCGAAAGTCACATTCATCGTATCAGTGGCCTCTCTCAGAAGTTTATCTATCTCAATGATGATGTTATGTTTGGGAAGGATGTTTGGCCTGATGATTTTTACAGTCACTCTAAAGGTCAAAAG GTTTACTTGACTTGGCCTGTGCCAAACTGTGCTGAGGGATGTCCTGGCTCATGGATTAAAGATGGTTACTGTGACAAGGCCTGTAATAACTCAGCATGTGATTGGGATGGAGGCGATTGCATCG GTAACAGTGGGGGTAGTCGCTATGTTGCTGGTGGAGGTGCAGTTGGAGGCATTGGGAATGGACCACCATGGCAGTTTGGGGCAGGAATAAGTGGTGTTTCGTACTGTAACCAAGGCTGTGCCAATTCATGGCTAGCAGACAAATTCTGTGATCAGGCCTGCAATGTCCTCTCCTGTGGATTTGATGCTGGTGACTGTGGCCAGG ACCACTTTGAAGAGATGTATAAAGTGATGCTTCAGCTTAATCAGACCTACTATGTTATTCCCAAAGGTGAATGTCTGCCCTACTTCAGCTTCAGCGAAATAGCCAAGAAAGGAATTGAGGGTTCATATAGTGATAATCCAATTATCCGACATGCTTCAGTTGCTAATAAATGGAAGACTATCCACCTCATAATGCATAGTGGCATGAATGCAACTGTGATCTATTTTAACCTTACGTTCCTAAACAAGAATGATGAAGAGTTTAAAATGCAGGTAGCTATCGAAGTTGATACTAGAGAggaaccaaaactgaacacaactTCCATGCAAAAATCCAACTCTGATTTTAAAACTATAACATCTGTACCAGAAGCTGAAATGATATTTGAGGATATTCCTGAAGAAAAACGCTTTCCAAGAGTCAGGAGACATCGAAATGGCACCAAAGAGAGCCTACATGAAGAGGTGATAATACCATCAGTAAACGTGTCTCTCCTTCCTGAAGATGTTCAGCTAGCACTGCAGAACCTGGACTTAAAACTACTAAATGGTGATATCACTCACAAAGGATTTAACCTATCCAAGGCTGCTCTCCTGAGACCTTTTCAGTTCTTAACTACAGTAAAGAGTATTACAGGCCTGGAAAAGAAGGGCATGCATAATCGTTCAGAAGATCAGAAGAACCATACCAGCTGGCAGAAGCCTTATAAAGATATAAgcaatggcaaaataaaaattataaaagctAATGAAGAAGTTCCTTCAAAGCTTACAGGAACAAAGGGGACTGGTGTGACAATGAACACAAATAAACTTATTTATAAAGTAAAGCCTAAATCCACACTTCCCTCCCAgagcacaggaaataaaaatgaaactcgAGAAAAAGTATTGAATGCACTCATATTAAGGGAAACCCAGAAATCAAAACATACTGCGAATTTAGGTAATGGAGAAGATGCACAAGTAATGGAAGGAGGAAAAGCGGATATGCAGGTGGATACAAACGTAAGGGAGGGGCTAGTGGGAAGAAAATTACAGTCTTATGCTGGAAGTTACCACGGCTTTTTGCCatgggagaaaaagaagtatttccagGACCTTCTTGAT GAAGAAGAGTCATTACTCAAGCAAATGTCATACTTTACTGATGGTAAACATTTTGGAAGGCAGCTGAAAGATACATTTGCTGATTCCCTTCGATATGTAAATAAGCTTTTAAACAGCAAATTTGGATTTACATCTCGGAAAGTCCCTGCTCATATGCCTCACATGATTGACCGCACTGTTATGCAAGAGCTACAGGATAT GTTTCCTGAGGAGTTTGACAAGACGTCATTTCACAAAGTGCGGCACTCAGAAGATATGCAGTttgctttttcatatttctaCTATCTTATGAGTGCAGTCCAGCCACTGAACATTTCTCAGATCTTCAATGAGGTTGATACGGACCAGTCAGGCATTTTGTCTGACCGAGAGATTCGCACATTGGCCACGAGAATCCATGAGCTACCATTAAGTTTGCAG gATTTGACGGGTCTAGAACAAATGCTAATAAACTGCTCTAAATCTCTTCCTGCCAACATCACTCAGATCCATGTCATTCCACCAACTCAGGAAGCATATTATGATCCCAATCTG CCTCCAGTAACAAAAAACCTAGTGACTAATTGCAAACCTGTGACTGACAGAATCCGTAAGGCATACAAGGACAAAAACAAATACAG gTTTGAAATCATGGGAGAAGAGGAAATTGCCTTCAAAATGATCCGCACAAATGTTTCTCATGTGGTTGGTCAGCTGGATGACATACGAAAAAATCCCAG
- the GNPTAB gene encoding N-acetylglucosamine-1-phosphotransferase subunits alpha/beta isoform X3: MFDSYRDNVAGKSFQNRLCLPMPIDVVYTWVNGTDVELIKELQQVREQMEEEQKIMREILGKNATEPTKKSEKQLECLLTHCIKVPMLVLDPALPTNVTLKDLSSIHPALQAANNMFFVAKPKNPSTNVTVIVFDSPKDVEAAHSGMLKDNSKQIVWRGYLTTDKEVPGLVLMQDLAFLSGFPATFKETNQLRTKLPESLASKVKLLQLYSEASVALLQLNNPKGFQELSKQAKKNMTIDGKELTLNPAYLLWDLSSVSQSKQDEDISASRFEDNEELRYSLRSIERHAPWVRHIFIVTNGQIPSWLNLDNPRITIVTHQEIFQNVSHLPTFSSPAIESHIHRISGLSQKFIYLNDDVMFGKDVWPDDFYSHSKGQKVYLTWPVPNCAEGCPGSWIKDGYCDKACNNSACDWDGGDCIGNSGGSRYVAGGGAVGGIGNGPPWQFGAGISGVSYCNQGCANSWLADKFCDQACNVLSCGFDAGDCGQDHFEEMYKVMLQLNQTYYVIPKGECLPYFSFSEIAKKGIEGSYSDNPIIRHASVANKWKTIHLIMHSGMNATVIYFNLTFLNKNDEEFKMQVAIEVDTREEPKLNTTSMQKSNSDFKTITSVPEAEMIFEDIPEEKRFPRVRRHRNGTKESLHEEVIIPSVNVSLLPEDVQLALQNLDLKLLNGDITHKGFNLSKAALLRPFQFLTTVKSITGLEKKGMHNRSEDQKNHTSWQKPYKDISNGKIKIIKANEEVPSKLTGTKGTGVTMNTNKLIYKVKPKSTLPSQSTGNKNETREKVLNALILRETQKSKHTANLGNGEDAQVMEGGKADMQVDTNVREGLVGRKLQSYAGSYHGFLPWEKKKYFQDLLDEEESLLKQMSYFTDGKHFGRQLKDTFADSLRYVNKLLNSKFGFTSRKVPAHMPHMIDRTVMQELQDMFPEEFDKTSFHKVRHSEDMQFAFSYFYYLMSAVQPLNISQIFNEVDTDQSGILSDREIRTLATRIHELPLSLQDLTGLEQMLINCSKSLPANITQIHVIPPTQEAYYDPNLPPVTKNLVTNCKPVTDRIRKAYKDKNKYRFEIMGEEEIAFKMIRTNVSHVVGQLDDIRKNPRKFVCLNDNIDHNHKDAQTVKAVLRDFYESMFPIPSQFELPREYRNRFLHMHELQEWRAYRDKLKFWTHCVLVTLIVFTVISFFAEQLIALKRKIFPRRRIQKEVGHERIKV; this comes from the exons ATGTTTGATTCATACAGAGACAATGTTGCTGGCAAATCGTTTCAGAATCG GCTTTGTTTACCCATGCCAATTGATGTGGTATACACCTGGGTGAACGGCACAGATGTTGAACTGATCAAAGAATTGCAACAGGTCAGAGAACAGatggaggaagaacagaaaataatgag GGAAATCCTCGGAAAGAATGCAACAGAACCAACAAAGAAGAG TGAGAAGCAACTGGAGTGTTTGCTGACACACTGCATCAAAGTGCCAATGCTTGTCCTGGATCCTGCGCTGCCTACCAACGTCACACTGAAAGACCTGTCATCCATTCATCCTGCTTTACAAGCTGCTAACAATATGTTCTTtgtagcaaaaccaaaaaatccttcTACCAACGTGACAGTAATTGTTTTTGATAGCCCTAAGGATG TTGAAGCTGCCCATTCTGGAATGTTAAAAGACAACAGCAAACAGATAGTATGGAGGGGTTACTTG aCTACAGACAAAGAAGTTCCAGGTCTAGTATTAATGCAAGACTTGGCATTCCTTAGTGGATTTCCAGCTACATTCAAAGAAACAAATCAGCTACGAACAAAACTACCGGAAAGCCTGGCCTCTAAAGTAAAACTG TTGCAGCTCTATTCAGAAGCCAGCGTGGCTCTCTTGCAACTGAATAACCCTAAGGGTTTCCAAGAACTGAGCAAGCAAGCAAAGAAGAACATGACTATAGATGGAAAAGAATTGACGCTTAATCCTGCGTATTTACTATGGGACCTCAGCTCTGTCAGTCAG tctAAGCAGGATGAAGATATTTCTGCCAGCCGTTTTGAAGATAATGAAGAACTGAGATACTCATTACGATCAATAGAGAGGCATGCCCCTTGGGTACGACATATTTTCATCGTCACTAATGGGCAGATTCCTTCCTGGCTTAACCTGGATAATCCTCGGATTACCATAGTGACACATCAG GAAATATTTCAGAATGTGAGTCACTTGCCTACCTTCAGTTCACCAGCTATCGAAAGTCACATTCATCGTATCAGTGGCCTCTCTCAGAAGTTTATCTATCTCAATGATGATGTTATGTTTGGGAAGGATGTTTGGCCTGATGATTTTTACAGTCACTCTAAAGGTCAAAAG GTTTACTTGACTTGGCCTGTGCCAAACTGTGCTGAGGGATGTCCTGGCTCATGGATTAAAGATGGTTACTGTGACAAGGCCTGTAATAACTCAGCATGTGATTGGGATGGAGGCGATTGCATCG GTAACAGTGGGGGTAGTCGCTATGTTGCTGGTGGAGGTGCAGTTGGAGGCATTGGGAATGGACCACCATGGCAGTTTGGGGCAGGAATAAGTGGTGTTTCGTACTGTAACCAAGGCTGTGCCAATTCATGGCTAGCAGACAAATTCTGTGATCAGGCCTGCAATGTCCTCTCCTGTGGATTTGATGCTGGTGACTGTGGCCAGG ACCACTTTGAAGAGATGTATAAAGTGATGCTTCAGCTTAATCAGACCTACTATGTTATTCCCAAAGGTGAATGTCTGCCCTACTTCAGCTTCAGCGAAATAGCCAAGAAAGGAATTGAGGGTTCATATAGTGATAATCCAATTATCCGACATGCTTCAGTTGCTAATAAATGGAAGACTATCCACCTCATAATGCATAGTGGCATGAATGCAACTGTGATCTATTTTAACCTTACGTTCCTAAACAAGAATGATGAAGAGTTTAAAATGCAGGTAGCTATCGAAGTTGATACTAGAGAggaaccaaaactgaacacaactTCCATGCAAAAATCCAACTCTGATTTTAAAACTATAACATCTGTACCAGAAGCTGAAATGATATTTGAGGATATTCCTGAAGAAAAACGCTTTCCAAGAGTCAGGAGACATCGAAATGGCACCAAAGAGAGCCTACATGAAGAGGTGATAATACCATCAGTAAACGTGTCTCTCCTTCCTGAAGATGTTCAGCTAGCACTGCAGAACCTGGACTTAAAACTACTAAATGGTGATATCACTCACAAAGGATTTAACCTATCCAAGGCTGCTCTCCTGAGACCTTTTCAGTTCTTAACTACAGTAAAGAGTATTACAGGCCTGGAAAAGAAGGGCATGCATAATCGTTCAGAAGATCAGAAGAACCATACCAGCTGGCAGAAGCCTTATAAAGATATAAgcaatggcaaaataaaaattataaaagctAATGAAGAAGTTCCTTCAAAGCTTACAGGAACAAAGGGGACTGGTGTGACAATGAACACAAATAAACTTATTTATAAAGTAAAGCCTAAATCCACACTTCCCTCCCAgagcacaggaaataaaaatgaaactcgAGAAAAAGTATTGAATGCACTCATATTAAGGGAAACCCAGAAATCAAAACATACTGCGAATTTAGGTAATGGAGAAGATGCACAAGTAATGGAAGGAGGAAAAGCGGATATGCAGGTGGATACAAACGTAAGGGAGGGGCTAGTGGGAAGAAAATTACAGTCTTATGCTGGAAGTTACCACGGCTTTTTGCCatgggagaaaaagaagtatttccagGACCTTCTTGAT GAAGAAGAGTCATTACTCAAGCAAATGTCATACTTTACTGATGGTAAACATTTTGGAAGGCAGCTGAAAGATACATTTGCTGATTCCCTTCGATATGTAAATAAGCTTTTAAACAGCAAATTTGGATTTACATCTCGGAAAGTCCCTGCTCATATGCCTCACATGATTGACCGCACTGTTATGCAAGAGCTACAGGATAT GTTTCCTGAGGAGTTTGACAAGACGTCATTTCACAAAGTGCGGCACTCAGAAGATATGCAGTttgctttttcatatttctaCTATCTTATGAGTGCAGTCCAGCCACTGAACATTTCTCAGATCTTCAATGAGGTTGATACGGACCAGTCAGGCATTTTGTCTGACCGAGAGATTCGCACATTGGCCACGAGAATCCATGAGCTACCATTAAGTTTGCAG gATTTGACGGGTCTAGAACAAATGCTAATAAACTGCTCTAAATCTCTTCCTGCCAACATCACTCAGATCCATGTCATTCCACCAACTCAGGAAGCATATTATGATCCCAATCTG CCTCCAGTAACAAAAAACCTAGTGACTAATTGCAAACCTGTGACTGACAGAATCCGTAAGGCATACAAGGACAAAAACAAATACAG gTTTGAAATCATGGGAGAAGAGGAAATTGCCTTCAAAATGATCCGCACAAATGTTTCTCATGTGGTTGGTCAGCTGGATGACATACGAAAAAATCCCAG